A window of Pseudobacteroides sp. contains these coding sequences:
- a CDS encoding SRPBCC family protein, giving the protein MGNSRITIETIVNRPIEKVWESWTLPQHIMAWNNASEDWYTPSAENDLRVGGKFNYKMAARDGSYSFDFCGVYDEVVSGKKIVYTIVDGRKVVIDFTDVNGGVKVVETFEAEETNPIEIQRSGWQAILDNFKRYTETF; this is encoded by the coding sequence ATGGGAAATAGTAGAATAACGATAGAAACAATCGTCAACAGGCCTATAGAAAAAGTATGGGAATCATGGACATTGCCACAGCATATTATGGCATGGAACAATGCTTCCGAAGATTGGTATACGCCATCGGCAGAAAATGACCTAAGGGTAGGCGGAAAATTCAATTATAAAATGGCCGCACGGGATGGAAGCTATAGCTTTGACTTTTGCGGTGTTTATGATGAAGTAGTTTCTGGCAAGAAGATTGTTTATACAATTGTGGATGGCAGAAAAGTAGTAATTGACTTTACTGATGTAAATGGAGGTGTTAAAGTGGTTGAGACCTTTGAAGCCGAGGAAACCAACCCTATTGAAATTCAAAGATCCGGCTGGCAGGCTATTCTTGATAATTTTAAAAGATATACAGAAACATTTTAA